In Shewanella sp. VB17, a single genomic region encodes these proteins:
- the mrcB gene encoding penicillin-binding protein 1B codes for MTSKDTSNKNTRKTTVSKSRAKKTPTKRTAKMTRKSSGLMAKIWSMSWKLGLVFLAGSLIYSIYLDQIIARKFEGQKWHLPAQVFSRSMALYPGVAVSHAQLIAELKLLGYRKVANPRQVGEFSASKTRVDLWRRPFLHPQGSQVSQRVMITFDSQGVSSVARESDKRQLAVFHLEPVLLDRIITGDGEDRLFVPKDKMPKLIIDSLILVEDRNFYEHHGVSPFAIMRAAMVNIGAGRTVQGGSTLTQQLAKNFFLSSERSLVRKIREALMALIIDFRYGKDEILEAYLNEVYMGQDKARGVHGMGLASQFYFGRPIAELTLPQQAFLVAVIKGPSYYNPWRYAERATNRRDLVLRLLMEDDKLSVEQYTAAVESPLGLRSVDKPVHQKLPAFFAVVKHELNRRFGDSLLKQSGIKVYTTLDPMAQEAAEKAVKKTMARLGKNDKNLQVGMVITDKYSAGIAAMVSDKVPSYKGYNRAVEIRRPIGSLIKPFVYATALAQPAKYTLATPLRDQAITLNNGQGKTWSPQNVDKKFRGEVPLLTAFKKSINVPTVNLGMEIGVSSVATTLDKAGWRDTISEYPSMLLGAVSGSPLMVAQVYQTIADNGRYRKLSSVTAVLNMDNEPLPVSRIEQEQALKPSTTYLVQYGMQQVVNSGTASRLGRAFPHTKLAGKTGTSNNSRDSWFAGFDERNVAAIWVGRDDNGKTGLYGSSGAMAVYQDFLGIRPPISLRTTPVSGVVNGYFDNTTGVAKQAGCSNVMALPALEASYHPAKNCGEPLSWWQQFTGG; via the coding sequence ATGACAAGTAAAGATACATCAAATAAGAACACTAGAAAGACCACAGTGTCTAAATCTCGGGCAAAAAAAACACCCACGAAACGTACTGCAAAAATGACGAGAAAATCATCAGGACTCATGGCAAAGATCTGGTCAATGAGTTGGAAGTTGGGGCTTGTTTTCTTAGCAGGCTCATTGATTTATAGCATTTATTTGGATCAGATCATTGCACGTAAATTTGAAGGGCAAAAATGGCACTTGCCAGCTCAAGTATTCAGTCGTTCTATGGCACTTTATCCTGGTGTCGCCGTGAGTCATGCACAGTTGATCGCTGAGTTGAAATTATTGGGCTACCGTAAAGTGGCTAATCCAAGACAGGTGGGTGAGTTCTCTGCGTCTAAAACAAGAGTGGATTTATGGCGTCGCCCTTTTCTGCATCCCCAGGGATCTCAGGTTTCACAGAGAGTCATGATAACCTTCGACTCACAAGGTGTAAGCTCAGTAGCAAGAGAGTCTGATAAGCGTCAATTGGCGGTGTTTCATCTTGAGCCAGTGCTGCTTGATCGTATCATCACCGGTGATGGAGAAGATCGTTTATTCGTGCCAAAAGATAAAATGCCGAAGCTTATTATTGACTCACTGATTTTAGTCGAAGACCGTAATTTTTATGAACATCATGGCGTGAGTCCCTTTGCCATTATGCGTGCCGCAATGGTGAATATTGGTGCTGGCCGAACGGTGCAAGGGGGATCGACATTAACTCAACAGCTTGCGAAGAATTTTTTTCTTTCCAGTGAACGCTCTTTAGTGCGTAAAATAAGAGAAGCTTTGATGGCGCTTATTATTGATTTTCGCTATGGAAAAGATGAAATATTAGAAGCTTATTTAAATGAAGTGTATATGGGACAAGATAAGGCTCGTGGTGTGCACGGCATGGGATTAGCTTCTCAGTTTTACTTCGGTCGTCCAATTGCTGAACTAACGCTACCTCAACAAGCATTCCTTGTCGCTGTCATTAAAGGCCCCTCCTATTACAACCCTTGGCGCTACGCTGAGCGGGCAACAAATCGTCGTGATTTAGTGTTACGTCTCTTAATGGAGGACGACAAGCTGAGTGTGGAGCAATATACTGCAGCGGTGGAGTCTCCCTTAGGTTTAAGGAGTGTTGATAAGCCTGTGCACCAAAAGTTACCTGCTTTTTTTGCTGTGGTAAAACATGAGCTTAATCGACGTTTTGGCGACTCTTTGTTGAAACAGTCAGGGATTAAGGTTTACACCACGTTAGATCCAATGGCTCAAGAAGCTGCTGAAAAAGCGGTGAAAAAAACCATGGCCCGCCTTGGGAAAAATGATAAAAATTTACAGGTTGGCATGGTGATAACCGATAAATATTCTGCAGGGATAGCGGCGATGGTTAGTGATAAAGTACCAAGCTATAAAGGGTACAATAGAGCGGTTGAGATTAGACGGCCAATTGGTTCATTAATTAAGCCTTTTGTCTATGCTACGGCCTTAGCTCAGCCGGCTAAATATACATTGGCGACCCCATTAAGAGATCAAGCTATTACGTTAAATAATGGCCAAGGTAAAACCTGGTCACCTCAGAATGTCGATAAAAAATTCAGAGGAGAGGTGCCATTACTTACAGCTTTTAAAAAGTCTATCAATGTACCAACTGTCAATTTAGGTATGGAGATAGGGGTCAGTAGTGTTGCGACGACCTTGGATAAGGCAGGATGGAGAGATACCATTTCAGAGTATCCCTCAATGCTATTAGGTGCTGTTAGTGGGTCGCCTTTGATGGTGGCTCAGGTGTATCAAACAATTGCAGATAATGGACGTTATAGGAAGCTTTCATCTGTGACTGCGGTATTGAATATGGACAACGAGCCTTTACCTGTATCTCGGATAGAGCAGGAGCAAGCATTGAAACCCAGTACGACATATTTGGTGCAATATGGGATGCAGCAAGTGGTCAACTCTGGTACGGCATCTCGACTTGGGCGTGCATTCCCTCATACTAAACTGGCTGGAAAAACTGGCACAAGTAATAACTCTCGAGATTCATGGTTTGCAGGGTTTGATGAGCGTAACGTCGCCGCGATTTGGGTAGGGCGTGATGATAATGGCAAAACAGGGCTCTATGGTAGTAGTGGCGCAATGGCTGTTTATCAAGATTTCCTTGGTATTCGCCCACCGATAAGTTTAAGAACTACGCCAGTAAGTGGTGTTGTCAATGGGTATTTCGACAACACGACAGGCGTTGCAAAGCAAGCTGGCTGTAGCAATGTAATGGCACTTCCTGCATTAGAAGCCAGCTATCATCCAGCTAAAAACTGTGGTGAGCCACTTTCATGGTGGCAGCAGTTTACTGGTGGCTAA
- a CDS encoding peptidase U32 family protein encodes MSRKIELLAPGGDVDAIKAAIVAGANAVYCGLDTFNARNRATNLSFDDLIGVIGLAHQYQCEVFLTMNIVILEQEFTGLIKLLNQIVNIGIDGIIVQDLGIFNLVKKYFPSLAVHASTQLTTHNPGQIRFLAKIGATRVNLSRELNLSEIKSLTTLAHEHDVLTEVFVHGALCIAFSGQCYSSSVSVGNSGNRGRCSQACRDEYEITAAGNKFPLNLKDNSAYFDLPELVDAGVDSLKIEGRIKGAQYVHTVVDSWRKQIDRFIETGQLLSDNTQLYKVFNRDFTNSFLKGNLTKNMFIDNPRDNSFKHANDEHNAISVVQIQQVQQGLSEEKNAIGAHVVEKIKHLSIAKQTLTIHFSGQAGKPLTVNVTTNKHNFCVHSEMPLIASEQTSVDKSAIEKRFKSLQQGKYSLQAFDFCDLEAGLSIPFKELTRIKNQVAFLLNDKVRVIPAVSLPTLTKHSKLTETPTLSILISDEKDLHLADITDADIYFKLPESFKKNCTKYIDILLRNPRLIPWFPAVLIGKDYIEAVKILEQVKPVRIVTNNTGVAYKAFEMNIDWIAGPFLNTTNSHALLTLQEELNCSGAFISNEINQNQIKNIARPENFKLLYSIYHPILMMTSRQCFFQQTVGCNKPSIEDGCMLKCEKATTITNVKGISFAVDKQKGGYPSIYNHEQFLNMNVIEDFSHLFDEFFIDLTNIGSGSKAELDKTELIRHFEKLIKGDSEAKIQLDAMVTVSTHAQYSQGL; translated from the coding sequence ATGAGTAGAAAAATTGAATTATTGGCACCTGGTGGGGATGTCGATGCAATCAAAGCCGCGATTGTTGCAGGTGCAAATGCCGTCTATTGTGGTCTAGATACATTCAATGCCCGTAATCGGGCGACCAATCTCTCATTCGATGACTTGATCGGGGTCATTGGGCTAGCACATCAATATCAGTGTGAAGTCTTTCTCACCATGAATATCGTGATCCTAGAACAAGAGTTTACTGGTTTAATTAAGCTACTTAATCAAATCGTTAATATCGGCATAGATGGCATTATCGTGCAGGACTTGGGCATATTTAATTTGGTCAAAAAATATTTCCCTAGTCTAGCCGTGCACGCCTCAACTCAGCTCACCACCCATAACCCAGGGCAAATACGCTTTTTAGCTAAAATTGGCGCCACTCGCGTCAATCTATCACGTGAATTAAACTTGAGCGAAATTAAGAGTCTCACTACACTCGCCCATGAGCATGACGTACTCACCGAAGTATTTGTCCATGGTGCACTGTGTATCGCCTTCTCTGGTCAGTGTTATTCAAGCTCTGTCAGTGTCGGTAACTCAGGCAATCGCGGTCGATGCAGCCAAGCTTGTCGGGATGAGTATGAAATCACCGCCGCAGGCAACAAGTTCCCATTAAACCTAAAAGATAACTCAGCCTATTTCGACCTACCTGAATTAGTCGATGCTGGTGTCGATTCATTAAAAATAGAGGGGCGTATTAAAGGTGCTCAATATGTCCATACCGTGGTAGATAGCTGGCGTAAGCAGATAGATCGATTTATCGAAACCGGCCAGTTACTATCCGACAATACGCAACTTTATAAAGTTTTTAACCGTGACTTCACCAATTCTTTTTTAAAAGGCAACCTCACCAAAAACATGTTTATCGATAATCCCAGAGATAACAGTTTTAAACATGCCAACGATGAACATAATGCCATTTCTGTGGTGCAGATCCAGCAAGTTCAACAAGGACTTTCAGAAGAAAAAAATGCCATCGGTGCACATGTAGTTGAAAAAATTAAGCACTTAAGCATCGCCAAGCAAACATTAACCATACATTTTAGCGGGCAAGCCGGCAAACCACTAACAGTCAATGTCACCACAAACAAGCATAATTTTTGCGTACATTCTGAAATGCCGCTTATCGCATCAGAGCAAACATCAGTGGATAAAAGCGCCATCGAAAAGCGCTTTAAAAGCCTACAACAGGGCAAATATTCCTTACAAGCATTCGATTTTTGCGACCTTGAAGCTGGCCTTAGCATCCCATTTAAGGAACTTACTCGCATTAAAAATCAGGTCGCTTTTCTACTGAATGATAAAGTGAGAGTGATCCCAGCAGTCAGTCTGCCAACGCTGACCAAACATAGCAAGCTGACAGAGACACCCACACTATCGATACTAATAAGTGATGAGAAAGACCTGCACCTTGCTGATATCACCGACGCAGACATCTATTTTAAATTACCTGAAAGTTTTAAAAAGAATTGTACTAAATACATTGATATTTTATTAAGAAACCCAAGATTAATCCCTTGGTTTCCTGCCGTACTCATCGGTAAGGACTATATCGAGGCGGTAAAAATTCTTGAGCAAGTCAAGCCGGTACGAATCGTCACCAACAATACTGGCGTGGCATACAAGGCATTTGAAATGAACATCGACTGGATCGCTGGGCCTTTTTTAAATACGACTAACTCTCATGCGCTATTAACCTTACAGGAAGAATTGAACTGCTCCGGTGCGTTTATCTCCAATGAGATAAACCAAAATCAAATCAAAAATATCGCACGACCAGAAAATTTTAAGTTGCTCTACAGTATCTACCACCCCATTCTGATGATGACCAGCAGACAATGCTTCTTTCAGCAAACTGTCGGCTGTAATAAGCCCAGTATCGAAGATGGCTGTATGCTCAAATGTGAAAAAGCGACCACAATTACGAATGTCAAAGGCATCTCTTTTGCCGTCGATAAGCAAAAAGGCGGTTATCCCAGCATCTATAACCATGAGCAGTTTTTAAATATGAATGTCATCGAAGACTTTTCACACCTGTTCGATGAATTCTTTATCGATTTGACCAATATCGGCTCGGGATCCAAGGCGGAATTAGATAAAACGGAATTAATTCGTCATTTTGAAAAACTAATCAAGGGTGACAGCGAGGCAAAAATACAGCTCGATGCCATGGTGACGGTCTCGACCCATGCCCAGTACAGTCAGGGGCTCTAA
- a CDS encoding 5-carboxymethyl-2-hydroxymuconate Delta-isomerase encodes MPHCIVEYSTDLEERFNPSVLVDLVYQGAFSSKLFEGPDIKIRALPYVYYQTGERKQAFIHVSIRLLEGRTQDKKMKLSNLVLEKLTLLDLEQTSLTVEIIDIERASYAKKLVEDTFL; translated from the coding sequence TTGCCTCATTGTATCGTTGAGTATTCAACAGATTTAGAAGAACGTTTTAATCCTTCTGTTTTAGTCGATCTCGTGTATCAAGGGGCCTTTAGTTCTAAGCTCTTTGAGGGGCCAGATATAAAAATAAGAGCGCTGCCTTATGTTTATTATCAAACGGGAGAAAGAAAACAGGCATTTATTCATGTTTCCATACGCTTATTGGAGGGGAGAACTCAAGATAAAAAAATGAAGTTATCAAATCTAGTATTGGAAAAATTAACTTTACTAGATTTAGAGCAAACATCCTTAACGGTCGAGATCATCGATATTGAAAGAGCAAGTTATGCTAAAAAATTAGTAGAGGATACTTTTTTATAA
- a CDS encoding IS630 family transposase (programmed frameshift), with translation MKQVRSLLEHEFTTLEEAFKNHPKHRCRTRAHAILSSYHGFSLKQIAQILLVKPSTVSGWIDLWFDLGISFLYDGKRTGRPEIYNEAENLQLKEWVDDEPYQLKRAQAIMASETGKNVSKSTIKRTLKKNNYSYKRARHSLKNQRYESDFLDCQQTLADLITAEEAGRIELFYFDESGFSQKSNLPSAWSPKGEPLVMPSYSHSKRLNVLGFLSRKGTLVYHTTESKVNTEVVIEAFEHFISTKRLDKLTIIYLDNDSFHRAKRFKEKCYEWLLKGLVIMYLPAYSPELNIIEILWKKIKYEWLSCHAFITFETLKNSVKDILDNYQSKYSITFS, from the exons ATGAAACAAGTTAGATCACTGTTAGAACATGAGTTCACTACGCTGGAAGAAGCATTCAAAAATCATCCTAAACATCGCTGTAGAACGCGTGCTCATGCAATATTGAGTAGTTATCATGGATTCAGTCTCAAGCAAATTGCACAAATATTATTGGTAAAACCCAGCACCGTATCTGGATGGATAGATCTATGGTTTGATTTGGGGATCAGCTTTCTTTATGACGGTAAGCGAACTGGACGACCAGAAATCTATAATGAAGCTGAAAACTTACAGTTAAAAGAGTGGGTCGATGATGAGCCTTATCAACTTAAACGAGCTCAGGCGATAATGGCATCAGAAACAGGCAAGAATGTCAGTAAATCAACGATAAAAAGAACATTAAAAAAAAAT AATTATAGCTATAAACGTGCCAGACATAGCCTAAAAAATCAACGTTATGAATCAGACTTTTTAGATTGTCAGCAAACATTAGCAGACCTCATTACAGCTGAAGAGGCTGGGAGAATTGAGCTCTTTTATTTTGATGAGTCTGGCTTTAGCCAGAAGTCAAACTTACCCAGCGCTTGGTCTCCAAAAGGAGAGCCGTTAGTGATGCCTTCATACTCTCATAGCAAGAGGCTTAATGTACTTGGTTTTTTAAGTAGAAAAGGAACACTTGTTTACCATACCACTGAAAGTAAAGTGAATACCGAGGTTGTTATAGAAGCTTTTGAGCACTTCATATCGACTAAACGTCTTGATAAATTAACGATTATCTACCTTGATAATGATTCATTTCATCGCGCTAAGCGTTTTAAAGAAAAGTGCTATGAATGGTTACTAAAAGGGCTTGTCATTATGTATTTACCTGCTTATTCTCCCGAACTCAATATCATTGAAATACTCTGGAAAAAGATCAAATATGAATGGCTATCTTGCCATGCTTTTATCACGTTTGAGACGCTAAAAAATAGTGTGAAAGACATACTGGATAATTATCAGTCTAAATATTCGATAACTTTTAGTTAA
- a CDS encoding H-NS family nucleoid-associated regulatory protein has translation MSEFIKTLMHGRRFKTAVQDLPLEELKTFGIKLTELIAARQKQVDKELVINAERKEKIEAIRLQMAELGLFIEDIGMTSDTKAVKIKRAPRPAKYKINSGGEPLTWTGQGRMPTVFKNALEAGKSLNDFLI, from the coding sequence TTGTCTGAATTTATTAAAACTCTTATGCATGGACGTCGATTTAAAACTGCGGTTCAAGATCTTCCCCTTGAAGAGTTAAAAACCTTTGGGATTAAGCTCACAGAGCTTATTGCTGCTCGCCAGAAACAAGTCGATAAAGAGCTGGTTATCAATGCTGAACGTAAGGAGAAAATAGAAGCCATACGTTTGCAAATGGCAGAGTTAGGATTATTTATTGAAGATATAGGTATGACTTCAGATACTAAAGCGGTGAAAATAAAACGGGCACCTCGTCCAGCAAAGTATAAAATCAATTCAGGTGGAGAGCCATTAACGTGGACTGGACAAGGCCGAATGCCTACAGTTTTCAAAAATGCGCTTGAAGCAGGAAAGTCGCTAAATGATTTTTTAATTTAG
- a CDS encoding DUF6174 domain-containing protein has protein sequence MKKALFIGLLLQVSSVSAEAFPQDFTKDFTPQVYGAYSQWYKEGTVNYGYDFKRSCYCQDSGTVYRITVINNKVVSAFNVDTDVEVEDNYLASFKTIEMLFSELMQANNTAHIINSSFDYEYGYPKSVFIDMDPRMADEEISYTIEGMYPILF, from the coding sequence ATGAAAAAAGCGTTATTTATAGGCTTGTTATTACAAGTTAGCTCAGTGTCTGCAGAAGCCTTCCCACAAGATTTTACCAAAGACTTTACTCCTCAGGTTTATGGCGCATATTCTCAGTGGTATAAAGAGGGAACTGTTAATTATGGCTATGATTTCAAGCGTTCTTGCTACTGTCAAGATTCGGGTACAGTTTATCGCATCACTGTCATTAATAATAAAGTCGTCAGTGCTTTTAATGTAGATACTGATGTTGAAGTAGAGGATAATTACCTTGCTTCGTTTAAAACAATAGAAATGTTATTTTCAGAATTGATGCAGGCAAATAATACTGCTCATATAATTAATTCTAGTTTTGATTATGAGTATGGTTATCCCAAAAGTGTATTTATTGACATGGATCCTCGTATGGCTGATGAGGAAATCAGTTACACCATCGAGGGAATGTATCCTATTCTTTTTTAA